The Acidobacteriaceae bacterium nucleotide sequence TGCGCCTGAAGAGAGTGATGCACTAGCTGCGACAGAGGGATCATTAGCGCTGAGGGAATCATCGCTCTGAGCGGTAGGATTCGCGATACCTCCTCCTTGCAGCCCTGCTGGGTCGATGACAAATAATGCGGCATGCGCGCGCAGCAGAAGGTTGATCGTCATGTGAAGCGATGTCTCGAAAGACTCGAGGATGGGTTCGGCAACGGTGCCGCCTACGGGATCAATCGTGGGGAAGCCTTTGCCAATCCAGACGATGTTCTTGCGTCCTGGAGTACCTATCTGCGACTTCGCGATTTGCTCTAGTGCACCGAGCGCCATAATGATGCGTTTGCCATCTCCCGCACCCAGGCCGCTGATCTTTGGGTTGACCGGCTTATACTTTTGCAGCGCAGCCAGCAGTGCGGCGCGATCCTGCGTGAAATCTTTCAAGACTAGAAAACGGTCGGAGCGTACGACGAGGATCTCGGTCGGCTGTGACAGAACTCCCTGTTGTTGCCTAAGGTAACGCTCTATGCATTCGCGGGAATACGCCATATCCTCAAACTTCGTGAGCATCTCGTCGAGCACGAGAATTGCGACGGGTGCGTTTCCAATCTTCTTCAGATCTGCAGAAGATTGCACGATAGAGCTGTCGGGCATGGGCAACAGAGCATGGTCTTGCACAGATTCAAAGTGCTTGATGATTTGTGGCTGCTTATCCTCAAGAACGGTGAAGTCATGCTTTGTGAGTCCGGAAACGATATTACCTTTGTTGTCCGTGACCACGATATCCAGAGACACGATGCGCGAATAGACGTGAAGTGTTTCCGGGGTATTGGTTGACTGTGCATGGAGGCGGTCGGCAGCAAGGGCACCGATGAGCGCGAGGGTGAGCAGGCTGGTGCGTCGCAGCGAAGGCAAGTGTACTGCGTATGGTTTCCGGCGCAGATTCGTGGTGCAACGTGCTGTTCGCATCATCGTCCTAGATACATCAGCCAGCCTGAAAAAGCCAAAATGTTTGATATCGCAAGCGCTCGCATCTTCAGCCACATCGACTGCGGAGGGTGATTTTGATGAGCCACTACCTCGTTGCTCATTCGTTCAGAAACCCTATCGGACAGAGCATTGTTTTCTCTAGGTTTCAGTTGATTTGCTGACGGACTTATTTTCAATCTGCCATTCGTCAGGGTGAGCTTATGCAGGCTACGGCGTGGTGGGTGCATTTTATGCGCTATTGAAATCTTTCACCTTAATGCCGCTTTGCCGATAGCACCGATGGTTGCAACAGAGGATGATTTGGGGGGCATAATATATCCAAAGTTAGGTAGATCGGAGGATGTGCACCACGTATGCTTGACTGCCAAGAGGCCATCTGACGCACGCTGTCAGTGACTCTTCTTTGGGAGGTGTTGCTCTATGCCCAGATCGGATGCTTCCGCACGAGTCCCTCTTATACGCAGGACAATAGCAACGGATGCAGACGATCATGCCGCCAGCTTAACGGAGTGGAAACAGTCATACGATCAGATATCTCGCGGACCGTTTTGCGGAGTGCTGCGTGAGCTTTGGATGGACAAGCAGCTTCAGGTCTTTGAAGAGACAACCAGCCATGAGTTGCGGCAAAGTTGTGAAGTGTGGGATGGGGCTTACTGGTTCGGTATACCTGTAGGCAATGCCTCGATGGGAAGAATCGGCTCGTGTGCCATCGAAGAGAATATGGTAGCTGTGCGACCGGGTGGTGTGCCGTTTCAACTACATACACCCTCGTCATTTCGCATCTTTGGCATCGTGGTCGATCGCAACTTGCTTCAGCGCTACATCGCCGACACCGAAGGCATTGAACTGGATACTGATTTGCTTCACCGCGAGACGCTGAACGCGGGAACCGCCGCCAACTTGTTGCTCAAGCAAGAGCTGCTGCAGATCTTTGAAGCGCCGGCGTTGTTGCTCTCACATGAGCATGCACGTCAGGAACTGCGGGGTCGATTGCTACATGCGTTTGCGATGCAGTGTCTGACGCAGGCGGATGTGCCGAAGCCATCACTGACCTATGTCGGCCGTCATCGTTTAGTACAGAGAACTCGAGACTATGCCGCCGCTGCCGCTGGCACTCCTATATGCATTCAGGAAATCTGCCGTGCATTGCATGTCAGTCGCAGAACGCTGCAGTATGCCTTTGAAGAAGTTTGCGATATTAGCCCTGCTGCCTATCTTCGTATCCTTCGATTGAACTGTGCACGTCGAGCTCTGCGTGATCGGACGAGCGCGTTTAATGATGTTCGAGGCATCGCTGCGCAGTCTGGATTCTGGCATCCCAGCCAGTTCGCCACTGATTATCGGCGCTTCTTCGGTGAAAAACCTTCGGACACGTTGCGTCGCCGGACGGCTCCGTTTGGCATTGCAGAATCTCGATAAAACCTTCCCACAGACTGATTATTCTTGAAGAGTTTGTCGCTGCGTATTAGGTGAAAGAAGGTGCCGCTGGCCGTTGTGTTGAAGAATTATGGTGCGGCATCTGATACGGTCACTGTTGCTAAACGCTATGGCGGTCAGCAGAATAGCTATGAAATCGCTGCTGCAGGATCCACAAAGGTTGAGTGGCCTGTAGACGAACGTCACGGTTGGCATGATCTGCTCGTGCGTCTCGCAGGTAGCGGTAATGCCGACTACTTGCGTCATTTTGCGGGCTATGTTGAGATAGGCAAAGATAGCTTCAGCGGCCCTGCAATCTATGTAGAGCATTCGGAAGTCGCAAAAAGCTCTTAGCCGTTGTCGCAACAGAGATGATTGGTCTTTGGTGAAAAGGAAGGAGAGCTTTCGAGGGATTTCGAAAGCTCTCCTTGTTTCTTTTACTGTGTGCTAACGACCAACATTGGTTGATAGGACGTTGTGGTGGAGCGGCTCGAAGCGTATGCGTGATACACGCTATTCGCTAATGTCCCCTCAATTCCAATGGAGAGTGCGCCGCTTGATTGTGCTGCGACGGCCGCAGAGGTGACATCGAAGAAGAGGGGCTTGCCGGCTGCTGCTGCTGTCAGTCCCCACGAGCCAACTTCTGTGGTGCTGAATGTTGGAGCGTTATTCCAGGTAATGCTGGTGGTGGTCCATGCATTGCTCGAGACGGTATAAGCTCCGTCCAAAGCGGTTCCAGCATCGACGCCCGTAGCGACTAGATATACTGTTGCTTTCTTGATGGTTCCGCTGACGCCTGTGAGGTCGAATTGCAAATAGGAGTTGCGCGCGTAGATGCCGGTGGCATCTTCAACGCTGAGATAGACGCTGGTTCCGTAGTTCGTTGCATCGTCCGTTCCTCCTTCCACAAAAGCGTTTTGCGAGGGTGCAATGCTTTGGCTGCCAGAGCCCACGATAAAGCCGAGCGTGAAGAGCTGATTGACGCCTCCATTACAGGTCGATGTTGTGAGTATTCCACTCGTGCTTGCCGTCATACACGCTTCGCTATCAGTGTTTCCCGCGGTGGCATAGTCAGAGAGCAGAATGAACTCGTAGTATCCCGGCGATGTGGAGACAACCTGCCATTGCTGCGCTGCGGTTGGAGTGCCAGTCGAGGTGAGCGTAGCGAGCGCTGTCGTGCTCGAGGTGCCATCCCAGATCGCGTTCTGTGCTGTGGTCAGGTTTGCTTGCTGGTAACTGGAGCTACTGACGCTGAAGGTGCCATTGCCAGATGCAAGCGGTGTAAACGTCCATTGTTGCGATGCGGCTGATCCGCAGGTGTCTGTAGAGACTGTAGAACTTCCAGCGTCAATACATTTCCCGGTCTGGCCGTAACTGGTGATCTTGTACTGTACGCCGGAGCTGATGGGTGGGGGGATGATCGCGAGCAGCTCCATGACCCAATTCGTGTTCGACGTAAGGCTGACGGTCGCAGCTCCGGCCCATAGATTCCCACCGTTGATAGGACTGCAGGCTGTCGTACTTCCGGAGTAAGAGCAATCGCCAGAGACAGCTGTGACGTTGGCCATGACGGCTTGGCAAGCCGTGCTGGAGGGACTGTTGCAGCTGACGAGGTCTGCCAACTCTGAGGTCCATTCAGTATCGGTGAGTAACGTCCCGTTAGGCGTGCCGCTCACGAATGGTGAGATGTATGGGTAGATCGGCTTATTCAATGCATTGGCTACATTGATGGCCGTATCGTTGATGATCGCCTGTGCTAGATACTGGTCCCAGACAGCGTGCGTCGTCCATCGCTGATACATCGACGGTGTGAAGAAATCAAAGGAGGCGCTGTTGTTTTGATAAAGCTGTGCACGAATTGCGTTATAACCGGTTGAGCTTGCTGGAGCATAATTGGTGTTGAAGTCGTAGTCATACATACCAATTTTTGCGTTTGGGTAAAGAGCTCGAGTCCAGGTAATCAGCTGTTGAATCAAGGCGACTGCATTGTTTGCTGCCGCTGTTGATGTCTCCTTTGTGATCACAAGATCTTCGAAGTCAAATACGATAGCGTTGCTGCTACCAAACTGAGCAACGTACTTCTCAACGACGGTATCGAACTCAGCTTGTGTAGGTGCGTTTGCGCACCCTGTTGAAGTACAACTACCAGGCCAGGTGCCCTGGCTATACACCACGGCTGCGTGCAGAGCCCCATTGTTGTCAAAGATGCTGTGCGAGTTGGCGAAATAGGATGTGTCGTAAAGCATGAAGCCGTTAGGCGTTGTCGGAGTGGCCGTGTCGGTCGTGGTCGTGGTCGCGCCTGATGTTTGGCTTGATCCACCGCATCCAAGAAGCAAAATTAAAATCGTGGGTATACATAGTGTCAAACGACATTTCCTAATCATGTTTCCGTCACGCTCCTAATAAAATGCTGTCTTTCAAAGACGGTGCTGCGCTGGTCTCATAGCTCTTGCCAGCTATGCCAAAGCCGCAAAATGGATAAAGGTGGAACTGCCGGAAGGATATTGAGCACTGTTAGAAGGAATCAATATGCCAAAGGTCAGTATGGCTATATTGGCGTTTGCATGGATTGCGGATGCTGCAAGAAAAAGACCGTACGCCAAAAACGGGCGGTACGGTCTTATGTCATGATGCGTCTGGATTACTTCGCGGACTCTTTGTGTGGTTTGTAGGGATAGACACGAACGTAGTCGATGTCGAAAGTTGCCTGGGAGTTTTGTTTTGAGCCAAAACCCTCAGCGGGGAAGGCACGCGGAACCTCTGAACTCAAAATGATGTACTCCGGGATAGCTGATACCGGAACTTCAGAGGGAGAGACCTCGTAGCTTACTTTGCCATCGACATAGAAGGTATATCCACTCGGCGTCCATGCGACTCCGAACACATGAAACTTGCCGTCATCGAAAGTGTCGAGTTCCTGGTGGGAGACGACGTGCTTGTGGGCTGGGCCATAACCATCCCAGTGAATCGCATGATCGTATTGCTTCTCTTTCGCCTGTGCCAGATGCTCGAACACGTCCATCTCAGTGCCAGAGTTTTCTGCGTGGCCAATCATGGAACCGATTGTTGAGGACTGAACCCAGAAAGCACATTGAAAGCCTGGCACAGCGTGGAAGCGGACAGCTGTCTCCCAGTAGCCGTATTTTTGTGAGAAAGTCCCATCGGTGGTGATCATTCCACAGTAGTTCGTCGGTACCCCACTCTCCAACGTGGAGTATGTGGTGATCGTAGCGTAGCCATCATGCACTCGAATTGCGTCTGGAGTATTCACACAGTGATTACGTACACCGAGGCCGCGTTGCTTCCACGTAGCTGTGTGTAGAGCATTCTCTGTGAACTCTTCATCGAACGTCGGCTTGGACGCAAATCCGGCGGGTACCTGAGCGCTAACAGCTAGAGCTTGCGTG carries:
- a CDS encoding helix-turn-helix domain-containing protein, whose protein sequence is MDKQLQVFEETTSHELRQSCEVWDGAYWFGIPVGNASMGRIGSCAIEENMVAVRPGGVPFQLHTPSSFRIFGIVVDRNLLQRYIADTEGIELDTDLLHRETLNAGTAANLLLKQELLQIFEAPALLLSHEHARQELRGRLLHAFAMQCLTQADVPKPSLTYVGRHRLVQRTRDYAAAAAGTPICIQEICRALHVSRRTLQYAFEEVCDISPAAYLRILRLNCARRALRDRTSAFNDVRGIAAQSGFWHPSQFATDYRRFFGEKPSDTLRRRTAPFGIAESR
- a CDS encoding DUF756 domain-containing protein; amino-acid sequence: MLKNYGAASDTVTVAKRYGGQQNSYEIAAAGSTKVEWPVDERHGWHDLLVRLAGSGNADYLRHFAGYVEIGKDSFSGPAIYVEHSEVAKSS
- a CDS encoding DNRLRE domain-containing protein: MLLGCGGSSQTSGATTTTTDTATPTTPNGFMLYDTSYFANSHSIFDNNGALHAAVVYSQGTWPGSCTSTGCANAPTQAEFDTVVEKYVAQFGSSNAIVFDFEDLVITKETSTAAANNAVALIQQLITWTRALYPNAKIGMYDYDFNTNYAPASSTGYNAIRAQLYQNNSASFDFFTPSMYQRWTTHAVWDQYLAQAIINDTAINVANALNKPIYPYISPFVSGTPNGTLLTDTEWTSELADLVSCNSPSSTACQAVMANVTAVSGDCSYSGSTTACSPINGGNLWAGAATVSLTSNTNWVMELLAIIPPPISSGVQYKITSYGQTGKCIDAGSSTVSTDTCGSAASQQWTFTPLASGNGTFSVSSSSYQQANLTTAQNAIWDGTSSTTALATLTSTGTPTAAQQWQVVSTSPGYYEFILLSDYATAGNTDSEACMTASTSGILTTSTCNGGVNQLFTLGFIVGSGSQSIAPSQNAFVEGGTDDATNYGTSVYLSVEDATGIYARNSYLQFDLTGVSGTIKKATVYLVATGVDAGTALDGAYTVSSNAWTTTSITWNNAPTFSTTEVGSWGLTAAAAGKPLFFDVTSAAVAAQSSGALSIGIEGTLANSVYHAYASSRSTTTSYQPMLVVSTQ
- a CDS encoding VWA domain-containing protein, whose protein sequence is MAEDASACDIKHFGFFRLADVSRTMMRTARCTTNLRRKPYAVHLPSLRRTSLLTLALIGALAADRLHAQSTNTPETLHVYSRIVSLDIVVTDNKGNIVSGLTKHDFTVLEDKQPQIIKHFESVQDHALLPMPDSSIVQSSADLKKIGNAPVAILVLDEMLTKFEDMAYSRECIERYLRQQQGVLSQPTEILVVRSDRFLVLKDFTQDRAALLAALQKYKPVNPKISGLGAGDGKRIIMALGALEQIAKSQIGTPGRKNIVWIGKGFPTIDPVGGTVAEPILESFETSLHMTINLLLRAHAALFVIDPAGLQGGGIANPTAQSDDSLSANDPSVAASASLSSGADAAPDQSEFTFASLAPLTGGAFLFNRNNIDGQITKSLDEGTHYYTLSYVPNTDSTTAAQYRHIRVQVHRPGLSVQTRQGYYPPEAVAPVKLNPTRQQIASTEEKISLSDLIDAASNRLAYTAIAIEKPTTADRSNYHLRVKASDLEWKPRDGDAFEADTALFVVSFSPQGKVTGRDYLEVHKTTATPPMPASAAEVIYDLQFKASPNSARLRFVVRDMNSSKIGTADLNLP
- a CDS encoding glycoside hydrolase family 16 protein produces the protein MKTNICLWSVLLLTQALAVSAQVPAGFASKPTFDEEFTENALHTATWKQRGLGVRNHCVNTPDAIRVHDGYATITTYSTLESGVPTNYCGMITTDGTFSQKYGYWETAVRFHAVPGFQCAFWVQSSTIGSMIGHAENSGTEMDVFEHLAQAKEKQYDHAIHWDGYGPAHKHVVSHQELDTFDDGKFHVFGVAWTPSGYTFYVDGKVSYEVSPSEVPVSAIPEYIILSSEVPRAFPAEGFGSKQNSQATFDIDYVRVYPYKPHKESAK